From the genome of uncultured Fibrobacter sp., one region includes:
- a CDS encoding ATP-binding protein, translating to MGVIAALCAVYFTMQVFEGEMAGQLKSQLRENLRLIETAYVGEALGDEPQKLSKFASKDLRITLIDSKGGILYDSDAETVKMENHNDREEVIDAFAKGAGEDLRYSSTLQAKVFYFAKRLNDGKVLRLGMRQANLQQVFSKTIPYLIVLLAAIVAAAILIAIGLSRAFISPLQKLVDQLGTPEWMKIENVYKEIAPLVNTIRKQDLELQLTIEQLSNEKQKITHLKDEFTANASHELKTPLTSISGYAELIENDMAKPEDVKMFAGKIHKEALRLQSIANDIITLSKLDGQQGELFDLNEKVNLWNVAHGCVEDLSLKASKKSVSVSLDGDKAAEIQGNSKLLYEMVFNLVDNSIRYTEQGGKVAVVVEPGAIVVKDTGIGIPEECQSRVFERFYRVDKSRSKATGGTGLGLAIVKHIAEVLHATIQLNSAVGFGTEIRIGFKV from the coding sequence ATGGGGGTGATTGCAGCCCTGTGTGCGGTTTACTTTACAATGCAGGTTTTTGAAGGGGAAATGGCGGGCCAGCTCAAGAGCCAACTTCGCGAGAACCTGCGCCTGATAGAGACAGCGTATGTCGGGGAAGCCCTTGGCGACGAGCCTCAAAAGCTTTCAAAGTTTGCAAGCAAGGACCTTCGCATAACGCTCATCGATTCGAAGGGAGGAATCCTTTACGATAGCGATGCCGAAACGGTCAAGATGGAAAATCACAATGACCGCGAAGAGGTCATAGATGCCTTTGCGAAAGGGGCTGGCGAAGATCTCCGCTATTCCTCTACCTTGCAGGCAAAGGTGTTCTACTTTGCCAAGCGCCTGAATGATGGCAAGGTGCTGCGCCTCGGAATGCGCCAGGCGAACTTGCAGCAGGTATTTTCCAAGACGATTCCGTACCTTATTGTTTTGTTGGCGGCCATTGTCGCTGCGGCAATTCTCATTGCAATCGGGCTTAGCCGAGCCTTCATTAGTCCGCTACAAAAGCTAGTGGACCAGTTGGGAACTCCCGAGTGGATGAAAATCGAGAACGTCTACAAGGAAATCGCACCGCTTGTCAATACCATACGCAAGCAGGATCTTGAGCTGCAGTTGACCATCGAGCAGCTCTCGAACGAAAAGCAGAAGATAACGCACCTGAAGGACGAGTTTACGGCGAATGCTTCTCACGAGCTGAAGACGCCGTTGACCTCTATTTCGGGCTATGCGGAACTTATCGAGAACGACATGGCAAAACCTGAAGATGTCAAGATGTTTGCGGGCAAAATCCACAAGGAAGCGCTCCGCCTGCAGTCCATCGCGAACGACATCATCACGCTCTCGAAACTGGATGGGCAACAAGGCGAACTATTTGACCTGAACGAAAAGGTCAACCTCTGGAACGTGGCGCACGGCTGCGTCGAGGACCTTAGCCTGAAGGCAAGCAAAAAATCCGTATCAGTCTCGCTGGATGGCGATAAGGCTGCGGAAATCCAGGGAAACTCGAAACTGCTTTACGAGATGGTCTTTAACCTAGTGGATAACTCCATTCGCTATACGGAGCAAGGCGGCAAGGTTGCCGTTGTTGTTGAACCGGGCGCTATCGTGGTGAAGGATACCGGCATCGGCATTCCGGAAGAATGCCAATCGCGTGTCTTTGAGCGCTTTTACCGCGTAGACAAGAGCCGTTCCAAGGCAACAGGTGGAACGGGGCTCGGGCTTGCTATCGTAAAGCACATAGCGGAAGTTCTCCACGCAACAATACAACTGAATTCGGCTGTCGGATTCGGTACTGAAATTAGGATTGGATTTAAAGTATGA
- a CDS encoding response regulator transcription factor produces the protein MNTIYIVEDDSEIREMEAYALKSSGFDVNAFDCGKGLDEAVKTCVPDLIILDIMLPGEDGLSILRRLRAQDATKSVPVIMITAKGSEIEKVKGLDAGADDYIAKPFGILEFISRVKALLRRAGTLKADSEEQTSLSLGGVCIDMGKRIVTADGGNVELTYKEYELLKLLMSQPGLVYSRQQILEKIWGIDFKMDTRTVDMHIKTLRQKLGEQGSIIQTVRNVGYKAQ, from the coding sequence ATGAATACAATCTACATTGTTGAAGACGATTCCGAAATCCGCGAGATGGAAGCCTACGCGCTTAAAAGTAGCGGTTTTGATGTGAACGCTTTCGACTGCGGGAAGGGCTTAGACGAGGCTGTCAAGACATGCGTGCCCGACCTGATTATTCTCGATATCATGTTGCCGGGAGAAGATGGCCTAAGTATTCTGAGGCGCCTCCGCGCACAGGACGCTACTAAGAGTGTCCCTGTCATCATGATTACTGCCAAGGGCTCTGAAATCGAAAAGGTCAAGGGTCTCGACGCGGGTGCGGACGATTACATTGCAAAGCCTTTCGGTATTCTGGAATTCATTTCGCGCGTCAAGGCGCTGCTCCGCCGTGCGGGCACGCTGAAAGCCGATTCCGAGGAACAGACTTCGCTATCGCTCGGGGGTGTTTGCATCGATATGGGTAAGCGCATCGTTACCGCCGATGGCGGGAACGTGGAACTCACCTATAAGGAATACGAGCTCCTGAAACTTCTCATGTCTCAACCGGGGCTCGTCTATTCCAGGCAGCAGATTCTAGAAAAGATTTGGGGCATCGATTTCAAGATGGACACTCGAACGGTGGATATGCACATCAAGACCCTCCGACAAAAATTGGGTGAGCAAGGGTCCATCATTCAAACCGTCCGCAATGTAGGTTACAAGGCGCAATGA
- a CDS encoding SGNH/GDSL hydrolase family protein, producing MEDFKDEAQNQEWTWIPYDSDLLQITGRTNYEKGDFVILSWSSSAVTIGFVGTALETKIWTDIYVYLDVFVDGEDDPSSVIEYVQSGDDPAMVRVVSGLSYGPHVVTLYKKTESNLGDWYFYGLRVLGQAQKDLLPKAKKKKIEFVGNSITCGSGVLIPDLSLDNGFIYESSFYGYAGQTARILNAEPHIICSSGHGFYVNIDGSKMDLLPVVYNKTGTRSLSAIAWDHDKWHPDLVVINLGTNDIASGQSDSAHFVNAAVNFIRNIRSYHPKAKIVLLDGPMLTGKNKVKCRRYLDAVKKVLKNQGEKNLYRFSLEPRGDSPEGLVAHPNKEQAAEDAKKLSAWIRSEFGWE from the coding sequence TTGGAAGATTTTAAAGACGAAGCTCAGAACCAGGAATGGACCTGGATTCCTTATGACTCGGATCTTTTGCAGATTACAGGGCGAACGAATTACGAAAAAGGCGATTTCGTGATTCTGTCGTGGTCGTCGTCTGCTGTTACGATAGGCTTTGTAGGGACTGCGCTGGAAACAAAAATTTGGACAGATATTTACGTTTATCTAGATGTATTTGTTGATGGGGAAGACGATCCGTCTTCTGTAATTGAATACGTCCAATCCGGTGATGATCCTGCCATGGTGCGAGTTGTTTCCGGCTTGTCTTATGGGCCGCATGTTGTAACCTTGTATAAAAAAACTGAAAGTAATCTTGGGGATTGGTACTTCTACGGGTTGCGTGTTTTAGGCCAGGCCCAAAAAGATCTTTTGCCCAAGGCGAAAAAAAAGAAGATTGAATTTGTCGGGAATTCCATAACATGTGGCAGCGGCGTTCTGATTCCTGACTTGAGTTTGGATAATGGCTTTATTTATGAAAGCTCATTTTATGGTTATGCAGGGCAGACTGCAAGAATCCTCAATGCGGAACCTCATATCATTTGCAGTAGCGGGCATGGCTTTTATGTGAACATCGATGGTTCGAAAATGGATCTTCTTCCTGTTGTATATAACAAGACGGGGACGCGGTCTTTGTCTGCGATTGCTTGGGACCACGATAAATGGCACCCAGATTTAGTCGTAATAAACTTGGGCACGAACGATATCGCCAGTGGTCAGAGTGATTCGGCCCATTTTGTAAACGCTGCCGTTAATTTTATTCGGAATATCCGGTCTTACCATCCGAAGGCGAAAATTGTGCTGTTGGACGGCCCGATGCTGACAGGGAAAAACAAGGTCAAATGCCGGCGTTATCTGGATGCCGTAAAAAAAGTTCTCAAAAATCAAGGCGAAAAGAATTTGTACCGCTTTTCTCTTGAACCGAGAGGGGATTCCCCGGAAGGCTTAGTTGCCCATCCGAATAAGGAGCAGGCCGCCGAAGATGCTAAAAAACTGAGTGCGTGGATACGCTCGGAATTTGGATGGGAATAG
- a CDS encoding DUF5683 domain-containing protein codes for MRNFAFSLVACVASVFVAQSFAQTRDLFAEFEAEATQQSADSVKTVPSSSSVAPAPVSSANLSSSAPVLSSSSVALSSSVAVSSSSVAPAVAPAADTSAVSSSSVPVVADSAVADSAKVDSAKVDSAKIKEYVDAVNAAMEKSRKQDSLAALSSSSSEQAPSLSSSSMSRRDLLGPVKVSKVHGIDEMKGQYKSPRKALFLSLVIPGSGQLYVGGGKFTYARGVVYLALEAGLWAGWYYNSVYKYDKQVDKYKKFANEHYSIGRYENAMYDLFHSLNDETEKNRFVERYMSSRQSFCEALYGNASNRECYTGRQLPYSDETPHKKHFGNNPESLGKESKREHDFYESAEIYQMIGGATYVLGWDDVDSVALAREMDLGDPNSSVISLGESSNRNKYRSMRSEANDLADMQAWFIGGLILNHLVSAVDAAITAYSHNKALYEEDVSWYDHLHFDSGFSFFNGFGVDVRASWGF; via the coding sequence ATGCGCAATTTTGCCTTTTCTCTTGTTGCCTGTGTGGCTAGTGTTTTTGTGGCTCAGTCCTTCGCCCAGACCCGTGACCTGTTTGCGGAATTTGAGGCGGAGGCCACTCAGCAGTCCGCTGATTCCGTAAAGACTGTTCCCAGTTCGAGCAGTGTCGCTCCCGCGCCTGTTTCTTCTGCAAATCTTTCCAGTTCGGCTCCGGTCCTGTCGTCAAGTTCTGTGGCGCTGTCGAGTTCCGTTGCCGTTTCTTCCAGTAGCGTAGCCCCGGCTGTCGCTCCGGCGGCCGATACGTCGGCAGTTTCGTCTTCGTCTGTTCCTGTTGTCGCCGATTCTGCGGTCGCGGATTCTGCCAAGGTGGATTCTGCCAAGGTGGATTCTGCAAAAATAAAGGAATATGTTGATGCGGTAAACGCCGCTATGGAAAAATCCAGAAAGCAGGATTCCCTTGCTGCGCTCAGTTCCAGCAGTTCCGAGCAGGCTCCGTCTCTTTCTTCTTCCAGCATGAGCCGTCGTGACCTCCTTGGCCCGGTCAAGGTATCCAAGGTGCATGGTATCGACGAGATGAAGGGCCAGTACAAGAGCCCGCGCAAGGCTTTGTTCCTCTCGCTCGTCATTCCGGGTAGCGGCCAACTCTATGTGGGTGGGGGCAAGTTCACTTATGCCCGTGGTGTGGTTTACCTGGCTCTCGAAGCAGGCCTGTGGGCCGGTTGGTATTATAATTCGGTGTACAAGTACGACAAGCAGGTGGACAAGTACAAGAAGTTTGCAAACGAACATTATTCTATAGGCCGTTACGAAAATGCCATGTATGATTTGTTCCACTCCTTGAACGACGAAACAGAAAAGAATAGGTTCGTTGAACGCTACATGAGCAGCCGTCAATCGTTCTGCGAGGCTTTGTATGGCAATGCAAGTAATCGAGAGTGCTATACAGGTCGCCAACTTCCGTATTCCGATGAAACACCCCACAAGAAACATTTCGGGAACAATCCGGAGTCTCTCGGAAAGGAAAGCAAGCGTGAACATGACTTCTATGAATCTGCCGAGATTTACCAGATGATTGGTGGAGCGACATACGTGTTGGGTTGGGATGACGTGGATAGCGTCGCCCTCGCCCGTGAAATGGATCTCGGGGACCCGAATTCAAGTGTGATTTCGCTTGGCGAATCGAGCAATCGAAACAAGTACAGGTCTATGCGCAGTGAGGCCAACGATTTGGCCGACATGCAAGCGTGGTTTATCGGTGGCTTGATTCTCAACCATCTGGTTTCTGCTGTGGATGCTGCCATTACTGCTTACTCGCACAACAAGGCGTTGTATGAGGAAGATGTTTCCTGGTACGACCACTTGCATTTTGACAGCGGATTTTCCTTCTTTAACGGGTTTGGCGTGGATGTCCGCGCTTCCTGGGGATTCTGA
- a CDS encoding Na/Pi cotransporter family protein: MILAILKMIGCLALLMFGMKTMSEGLQKLTGGHLRAVLGTMTKHRIGGLLTGTFVTASVQSSTATTVLTVSFVNAGLLTLSQAIPVIMGANIGTTATAWIMSIFGFQFNMSSVVWPFFALGIILSYTKKNSTKSIGEFVFGFAFMFLGLTTLRENAVAMDLAHNQAVINFFSTTGGWGIFSTLLFLLLGSILTMCVQSSAAIMAITLLLCSSGVLPIYQGIALVMGENIGTTVTSNLAALSASTQARRAALAHMLFNVFGVVWILIVFRPFVNIVCSIVGFDPNFVPHTEEEIAQAGVRVTYALSAFHTAFNLCNVLILIWFIKPMEKIICRIIREKEDGEDFKVKFISAGLMSTAELSLFEARKEINLFAARTQKMFRMVPELLEMKDENDFVKLFARIEKYEGISDNMEIEIANYLNKVSEGRLSPESKTIIQAMLREISEIESIGDACYNMARAINRKFRSKDDFTENQYGHIKHIMQLCDNALTNMVDVISDHASADANRTLNLENEINDYRKLLKEKNVTDIENQEYSYQMGVHYMDVVNDCEKLGDYVVNVVEAHVNRRFPG, from the coding sequence ATGATTCTTGCAATTCTTAAAATGATTGGTTGCCTTGCGCTCCTCATGTTCGGCATGAAGACGATGAGCGAAGGCTTGCAGAAACTCACCGGCGGGCACCTCCGCGCAGTCCTTGGCACCATGACCAAGCACCGTATCGGAGGCCTCCTCACAGGCACGTTCGTCACGGCCTCGGTGCAGTCTTCTACCGCTACGACCGTCCTCACCGTAAGTTTCGTTAATGCTGGCCTGCTCACGTTGAGTCAGGCCATTCCTGTTATTATGGGCGCGAACATCGGTACCACAGCCACGGCGTGGATCATGTCGATATTCGGGTTCCAGTTCAACATGAGCTCGGTGGTGTGGCCCTTCTTCGCCCTCGGCATCATCCTTTCTTACACCAAGAAGAACTCGACCAAGAGTATCGGCGAATTCGTGTTCGGTTTCGCGTTCATGTTCCTGGGCCTTACCACGCTGCGCGAGAATGCCGTGGCGATGGACCTGGCTCACAACCAGGCCGTCATCAACTTCTTTTCGACGACCGGCGGCTGGGGGATCTTCAGCACGCTCCTCTTCCTGTTGCTGGGCAGCATCCTTACTATGTGCGTGCAGTCGTCTGCGGCCATCATGGCGATTACGCTCTTGCTCTGCAGTAGCGGCGTGCTCCCGATTTACCAGGGCATTGCGCTCGTGATGGGCGAAAACATCGGTACCACGGTGACATCGAACCTCGCGGCCCTTTCGGCAAGTACGCAGGCAAGGCGCGCGGCTTTGGCCCACATGCTCTTCAACGTGTTCGGCGTGGTGTGGATTCTGATTGTGTTCCGCCCGTTCGTGAACATAGTGTGCAGCATCGTGGGGTTCGACCCGAATTTCGTGCCGCATACCGAAGAAGAAATTGCCCAGGCGGGCGTACGCGTGACTTACGCACTTTCTGCTTTCCACACGGCATTCAACCTCTGCAACGTGCTTATCCTTATCTGGTTCATCAAGCCGATGGAAAAAATCATTTGCAGGATTATCCGCGAGAAGGAAGACGGCGAGGATTTCAAGGTCAAGTTTATCAGCGCGGGCCTCATGAGTACTGCGGAACTCTCGCTCTTTGAAGCCCGCAAGGAAATAAACTTGTTCGCGGCACGCACGCAGAAGATGTTCCGCATGGTGCCCGAACTGCTCGAGATGAAGGATGAAAACGATTTCGTGAAACTGTTCGCCCGTATCGAAAAATACGAGGGAATCAGCGACAATATGGAAATCGAGATTGCGAACTACCTGAACAAGGTTTCGGAAGGCCGCCTGAGTCCTGAAAGTAAGACGATCATCCAGGCGATGCTTAGGGAGATTTCTGAAATCGAGAGTATCGGCGATGCCTGCTACAACATGGCCCGCGCCATCAACCGCAAGTTCCGCAGTAAGGATGACTTTACGGAAAACCAGTACGGCCATATCAAGCACATTATGCAGCTTTGCGACAATGCGCTCACCAACATGGTCGATGTCATTAGCGACCATGCGTCCGCCGATGCGAACCGCACGCTGAACCTGGAAAACGAAATCAACGACTACCGCAAACTCCTCAAGGAGAAGAACGTCACCGATATCGAGAACCAGGAATACAGCTACCAGATGGGCGTCCACTACATGGACGTGGTGAACGACTGCGAAAAGCTGGGCGACTACGTGGTGAACGTCGTCGAAGCGCACGTGAACCGTCGATTCCCCGGTTAG
- a CDS encoding Na/Pi cotransporter family protein, with product MALKMLGCLALLMFGMKSMSEALQKMAGPQLRHVLGTMTTNRFTGMLTGMFVTASVQSSTATTLMTVSFVNAGLLTLMQAISIILGAHIGTTVTAWIMSLGFSFNIANFVYPAFFIGIILVYLNKKRVLGEFLFGVGFLFLGLTTLKETGFAVVQDPGASASISSFFARFSDPNFFNSLFFLVMGTVLTLCVQSSAAIMAITMILCSTGVLHIDQGIMLVLGENIGTTITANIVALSANTQARRAALAHFTINVIGVIWVIIVLKWFLAAVCNVVGFDLSIHMGEPGYEKNLAKISVVLATFHSAFNVSNTFIQIWFIKYIEKFVCRVIKPKKSDEEEDSRLHFISSGLMGTPELSLLEARKEISLFATRTRKMFNFVPNLLEMKEENDFVKLFARIEKYEGISDNMEIEIAKYLNQVSEGRLSPESKTTIQAMLREISEIESIGDSCYNMARAINRKFRSKEDFTAEQYGHIKHIMGLCDKALEHMIAVLDDSQQVDANRTLNLENEINDYRKLLKEKNVDDIENQKYSYQMGVHYMDVVNDCEKLGDYVVNVVEAHANKKFST from the coding sequence ATGGCTCTCAAAATGTTAGGGTGCTTGGCCCTGCTCATGTTCGGTATGAAGTCCATGAGCGAAGCTCTTCAAAAAATGGCCGGTCCGCAGCTCAGACACGTGCTCGGAACCATGACCACAAACCGTTTCACGGGTATGCTCACCGGTATGTTCGTTACAGCCTCGGTACAAAGTTCGACCGCCACCACGTTGATGACGGTCTCTTTTGTTAATGCGGGGCTCCTTACGCTCATGCAGGCCATCTCGATTATCCTCGGCGCCCACATCGGTACGACGGTAACGGCATGGATCATGAGCCTCGGGTTCTCGTTCAACATCGCGAACTTCGTCTACCCGGCGTTCTTCATCGGTATCATTCTCGTGTACCTGAACAAGAAGCGCGTGCTGGGCGAGTTCCTGTTCGGTGTCGGTTTTCTCTTCCTCGGTCTTACGACCCTCAAGGAAACTGGTTTCGCGGTAGTACAGGATCCGGGTGCGAGCGCTTCCATCAGTTCGTTCTTTGCCCGCTTCAGCGACCCGAACTTCTTCAACTCGCTGTTCTTCCTCGTGATGGGTACGGTGCTTACCCTGTGCGTGCAGTCTTCTGCCGCCATCATGGCCATCACGATGATCCTCTGCTCCACCGGCGTGCTCCATATTGACCAGGGCATCATGCTCGTGCTTGGCGAAAACATCGGTACGACGATTACCGCGAACATCGTGGCGCTTTCCGCCAATACGCAGGCTCGCCGCGCGGCCCTTGCTCACTTTACGATTAACGTGATAGGCGTTATCTGGGTAATCATCGTGCTCAAGTGGTTCCTCGCTGCCGTCTGTAACGTGGTTGGCTTCGACCTCTCCATCCACATGGGCGAACCGGGTTACGAAAAGAACCTTGCGAAGATTTCCGTGGTGCTCGCCACGTTCCACTCGGCGTTCAACGTCTCGAACACATTCATCCAGATTTGGTTCATCAAGTACATCGAAAAATTTGTTTGCAGGGTCATTAAGCCCAAGAAATCCGATGAAGAGGAAGATTCCCGCCTGCACTTCATTAGCTCTGGCCTGATGGGCACTCCGGAACTCTCGCTCCTTGAGGCCCGCAAGGAAATCAGCCTGTTTGCGACCCGCACTCGCAAGATGTTCAACTTCGTACCGAACCTGCTCGAAATGAAGGAAGAGAACGACTTCGTGAAGTTGTTCGCCCGCATTGAGAAGTACGAAGGCATCAGCGACAACATGGAAATAGAGATTGCGAAGTACCTGAACCAGGTGAGCGAAGGCCGCCTGAGCCCGGAGAGCAAGACGACCATTCAGGCAATGCTCAGGGAAATTTCCGAAATCGAAAGCATTGGCGATTCCTGCTACAACATGGCGCGCGCCATCAACCGCAAGTTCCGCAGCAAGGAAGATTTTACCGCGGAGCAGTACGGGCATATCAAGCATATCATGGGCCTGTGCGACAAGGCGCTCGAGCATATGATAGCTGTTCTCGACGATAGCCAGCAGGTGGATGCGAACCGTACGCTGAACCTGGAAAACGAGATTAACGACTACCGCAAGCTCCTCAAGGAGAAGAATGTCGACGATATTGAAAACCAGAAGTACAGCTACCAGATGGGCGTGCACTACATGGACGTGGTGAACGACTGCGAAAAGCTGGGCGACTACGTGGTGAATGTGGTAGAGGCTCACGCCAACAAGAAATTCTCTACATAA